From Zingiber officinale cultivar Zhangliang chromosome 5B, Zo_v1.1, whole genome shotgun sequence, the proteins below share one genomic window:
- the LOC121986916 gene encoding sister chromatid cohesion 1 protein 1-like → MFYSHQLLAKKAPLGQIWMAATLHAKLNRRKLDKLDIIKICEEILNPSVPMALRLSGILMGGVVIVYERKVKLLYDDVTRLLTEINGTWKTKTVADPTILPKAKAQAKFEAVTLPECVDMDVEQSMLLSDASVAASRFQRMRLDEVEEHYINIDIRNGDPPDTYHQVDAENITLFDDFGSGPPEGNHFERFDIGEDETQINYTPQEQPHFHNTHRPSPPVDDGPKSSMPHQLNTSDANHRMNVEEPKEKGEGIQQQQQVKQNARRKRTHLILDEQLMIPGNHYQSWLQDTSDIVSKRGRTVRSHNPIRSTKISKLMNLPPVALITGLEMFPSRVHFPAPLIELWRNSTILGDKSPPEERHEAHESFLEEFQAEIPLNPEFQAEVPPNNEFQAEIQPNPLEFSIEKVRANLENLEFQGIDKSFSSDHFATPGSQGQSSKSIPSSGSGHFMPLEPEIQLHSGRSKRKQNSSSTTNFGNLDPVEEESPLQQDLRSFKLRRISQLSPAPDAELLEETGPTQTPVPPSSTSIDHTTELIRTHLKLHFDTPGAPQSESLNQLALGMNKKTAALLFYQTCVLATFDFIKVEQHVAYGDILISRGPKM, encoded by the exons ATGTTCTACTCGCACCAGCTCCTCGCCAAGAAGGCTCCTCTCGGGCAGATATG GATGGCGGCTACTCTGCACGCCAAGTTGAACCGGAGGAAGCTCGACAAGCTCGATATCATCAAAATCTG TGAGGAGATTCTGAATCCGTCGGTTCCGATGGCCCTGCGCCTCTCTGGCATTCTCATGG GCGGTGTTGTTATCGTCTACGAGCGGAAGGTCAAGCTCCTCTACG ACGATGTCACGCGGCTACTG ACAGAGATCAATGGAACATGGAAGACGAAGACTGTTGCCGATCCCACCATCCTTCCGAAGGCAAAAGCTCAAGCCAA GTTCGAGGCGGTGACGCTGCCGGAGTGCGTGGACATGGATGTAGAACAGTCGATGCTCCTCTCCGACGCCTCCGTAGCAGCCTCCAGATTCCAACGCATG CGATTGGATGAGGTGGAAGAACACTACATTAACATCGACATTAGAAACGGTGATCCACCAGACACCTATCATCAAG TTGATGCTGAAAATATCACCCTATTTGACGATTTTGGATCAGGACCACCAGAGGGTAACCATTTTGAGAG GTTTGACATAGGAGAAGATGAGACACAGATCAACTACACTCCTCAAGAGCAACCCCATTTTCACAATACTCATAGACCCTCTCCGCCAGTAGACGATGGACCCAAAAGCTCAATGCCTCATCAAC TAAACACTTCAGATGCAAACCATCGTATGAACGTGGAGGAACCGAAGGAAAAG GGAGAAGGTATTCAACAACAACAGCAGGTTAAACAAAATGCACGCAGAAAGCGTACCCATCTAATCCTGGATGAGCAACTCATGATACCAGGCAACCACTATCAATCTTGGCTCCAGGACACTTCTGATATAGTGTCTAAAAGAGGAAGAACTGTTAGG TCTCATAATCCCATTCGATCCACAAAGATATCCAAGCTCATGAACTTGCCACCAGTAGCTCTCATTACTGGTTTAGAGATGTTTCCTTCTCGAGTGCATTTCCCTGCCCCTCTAATTGAATTGTGGAGGAATTCTACAATTTTAG GAGATAAATCACCTCCAGAAGAGAGACATGAAGCACATGAATCT TTTCTAGAAGAATTTCAGGCTGAAATACCACTCAACCCTGAGTTCCAGGCTGAAGTCCCACCCAACAACGAATTTCAAGCCGAAATACAACCCAaccccttagagttctccattgaGAAAGTCAGAGCAAACCTTGAAAATTTGGAGTTCCAGGGAATTGATAAGTCATTTAGTAGTGACCATTTTGCTACTCCTGGGAGTCAAG GGCAGAGTTCAAAGTCTATTCCTAGCTCTGGTTCTGGACATTTCATGCCATTGGAACCTGAGATACAATTACATTCTGGAAG GTCTAAAAGAAAGCAGAATTCCTCATCAACGACTAACTTTGGCAACCTTGATCCAGTTGAAGAGGAGTCACCACTTCAGCAAGATTTAAGAAGTTTCAAACTCAGAAGGATATCACAATTAAGTCCAGCCCCTGATGCTG AACTACTGGAGGAAACCGGACCAACTCAAACCCCAGTTCCTCCATCTAGTACTTCGATCGACCACACTACTGAATTGATCCGGAC GCATCTCAAGTTGCATTTTGATACGCCAGGAGCCCCACAGTCTGAATCATTGAACCAGTTAGCTTTAGGAATGAACAAGAAAACAGCTGCTCTACTCTTTTACCAAACTTGCG TTCTCGCCACCTTTGACTTCATCAAGGTGGAACAACATGTAGCATATGGGGACATACTGATCTCAAGAGGGCCTAAGATGTAG